The Pygocentrus nattereri isolate fPygNat1 chromosome 17, fPygNat1.pri, whole genome shotgun sequence genome window below encodes:
- the LOC108412338 gene encoding myelin-associated glycoprotein-like, whose protein sequence is MRTQGRLLFCWLCLQVIFATVLSDVWKAEVVSELKTLVSSCVVLPCKFQYPGKQLPDSRIRGIWHQQAKHDQRIYHEDSTEIADSFKGRTRLLGHLGEKNCTLEIDEVKNHDNGPFCFRAEIPSIDKYSFVESCVALNMMSAPEELKLEQMKTLEDGVPATFKCSIRHTCPSHPPTITWSRSNSEATWSNRDILHGNWEVESLLIFIPTEKDDFTHLNCTVSFHGGLQSSVSSLIHVKRKTNILHIVIPVVAVIGTAFLFGGVCFVMNKKYKKQIQELRSRNENGMLGRLSRMSRRFRSHRRNEPAVHMTTKPNNSVNVVSGSAGFSKPRFPSPKSEHKDYSKSRDTYAGYDEDDYTNMAEQNIYGNV, encoded by the exons ATGAGGACCCAGGGAAGATTACTGTTCTGCTGGCTTTGTCTTCAAG TGATCTTTGCCACTGTATTGTCTGACGTGTGGAAGGCAGAAGTTGTCTCTGAATTGAAAACGCTGGTCTCTTCTTGTGTTGTCCTGCCCTGCAAGTTCCAGTACCCTGGAAAACAACTTCCAGACTCACGCATTAGGGGAATCTGGCACCAACAGGCCAAGCATGATCAAAGAATCTATCATGAAGACTCTACTGAAATTGCAGACAGCTTCAAGGGTCGCACCAGACTTCTTGGCCACTTGGGTGAAAAAAACTGCACTTTAGAGATAGATGAGGTCAAAAATCATGACAACGGCCCGTTCTGTTTCAGGGCTGAGATCCCAAGTATAGATAAGTATTCTTTCGTGGAAAGCTGTGTGGCCCTCAACATGATGT CGGCGCCAGAGGAACTAAAGCTGGAACAAATGAAAACCTTGGAAGATGGAGTTCCTGCTACATTCAAGTGTTCTATCAGACACACCTGCCCCTCCCATCCCCCCACCATCACCTGGAGCCGTTCAAATAGTGAAGCCACTTGGAGCAACAGGGACATTCTTCATGGAAACTGGGAAGTGGAATCcttgctgattttcatcccaacAGAGAAGGATGATTTCACACACCTCAATTGCACCGTCAGTTTCCACGGTGGCCTGCAGTCGTCAGTTTCTTCTCTCATACACGTGAAAC gtaaaacaaatattttacacATCGTGATTCCAGTTGTCGCTGTGATTGGAACTGCCTTTTTATTTGGAGGAGTGTGTTTCGTCATGAACAAGAAATATAA GAAGCAAATCCAGGAGCTCCGGTCTAGAAATGAAAATGG AATGCTAGGTCGCCTCTCAAGAATGTCCCGCAG GTTCAG gaGTCATCGGAGGAATGAGCCTGCTGTTCATATGACCACTAA GCCAAACAACTCCGTAAATGTTGTGTCGGGAAGTGCAGGGTTTTCCAAACCTCGTTTTCCGTCTCCAAAGAG TGAACACAAAGACTACAGCAAATCAAGGGACACATATGCA GGCTACGATGAGGATGATTACACCAACATGGCTGAGCAGAACATATACGGGAATGTCTGA